In a genomic window of Acropora muricata isolate sample 2 chromosome 2, ASM3666990v1, whole genome shotgun sequence:
- the LOC136894120 gene encoding uncharacterized protein, whose product MWQCGVGWDDVLPSELLEEWSQWQEELDGISQFRISRFYRHVADSPSAIELHVFGDASEQAFCSVAYLRFCYASGAVKCAFVMAKTRVASKKPLSIPKLELQAAVLSARLSLVVIKEHDYIIDSTYFWTDSSTVFQWIRGVCKRHPAFIANRIGEILDSTDPRQWNHCPGLLNPADDGSRGLPVNSITSGSRWLNGPAFLLLPEEKWPKGNSTLETSKQYIDDPQTREIAVTCIDEVKDTKNQIEHFSPAKYSSLTKFLRVTAYLSRFIYNCRHSKQNVVLVLCWLKK is encoded by the coding sequence ATGTGGCAGTGTGGTGTTGGTTGGGATGATGTACTGCCGTCAGAGCTTCTAGAGGAGTGGTCTCAGTGGCAGGAAGAGCTGGATGGAATTTCACAGTTTCGCATCTCCCGTTTCTATCGTCATGTCGCAGACAGTCCATCTGCTATTGAGCTTCATGTCTTTGGGGATGCAAGCGAACAGGCATTCTGCTCAGTGGCTTATTTGAGATTCTGCTATGCCAGTGGAGCAGTGAAATGTGCATTTGTTATGGCCAAGACCCGGGTAGCATCCAAGAAACCCTTAAGCATACCAAAACTTGAATTGCAGGCTGCTGTTTTGAGTGCGAGATTATCGTTGGTAGTCATCAAGGAACATGATTATATCATTGACTCTACCTATTTCTGGACAGACAGCAGTACTGTGTTTCAGTGGATTCGTGGGGTGTGTAAGCGACACCCTGCCTTTATCGCTAACCGAATTGGTGAGATCCTGGATTCAACTGACCCCCGTCAATGGAATCACTGTCCAGGGCTGTTAAACCCAGCTGATGATGGTAGCAGGGGGCTACCAGTAAATTCGATTACATCTGGCAGTCGTTGGCTAAATGGTCCTGCATTCTTGCTCCTCCCTGAAGAAAAATGGCCAAAGGGAAATTCAACACTTGAAACCTCCAAGCAATACATCGATGACCCACAAACCCGAGAGATAGCTGTTACCTGCATTGATGAAGTGAAAGATACGAAGAACCAGATTGAGCACTTTTCCCCAGCTAAGTACTCATCTCTGACAAAGTTTCTCAGAGTAACTGCGTACCTTTCCCGGTTTATCTATAACTGTAGGCACTCGAAACAGAACGTCGTGTTGGTACTTTGCTGGTTGAAGAAATAG
- the LOC136894104 gene encoding uncharacterized protein, with product MDFTEAIGDGGRPSDLTHKTQTVSTKIMSLKNKRAAVKRRITNTLKKLDSTIEQYGRKAIIRGYVNNLQEYLKEAKDLNDELISVIPEKEHETALNWYEEQLERVQEAKLGANAHLDERAEESSSGLSSVKVSLSKTSTTARSSQVAAIRAKMTSAEIKAKQLALEEQRRMEEFEKQQNDKPQEVRNLSDVVSTTVWTLKKFGYESDLKAESNISLAVEKLSQELKIKWKDNIKAINLERPSLVDFSLWLKGQADIYDDCYPNVSGRFSSQPPKNKTRFGGSSGMIERQNTFLSNFVSRPKPTNSSCVMGDGQGHQLSSCPKFKALSVKERLDEVRKHGLCFSCLSPQHWLSNCSNQKQCGVNGCSRSHNALLHKLRNVASIENSDVV from the coding sequence ATGGATTTCACCGAAGCGATCGGCGATGGCGGACGCCCTTCGGATTTAACTCACAAAACCCAAACCGTGAGTACGAAAATTATgagtttaaaaaacaaacgTGCTGCGGTCAAAAGAAGAATAACTAACACTCTGAAGAAATTAGATTCAACTATTGAACAATATGGACGAAAAGCTATAATTCGTGGCTATGTAAACAATCTGCAAGAATATCTCAAAGAAGCGAAAGACCTGAATGATGAACTCATCTCTGTAATCCCAGAGAAAGAACACGAAACCGCTTTAAATTGGTACGAGGAACAGCTCGAAAGAGTTCAAGAAGCTAAATTGGGGGCTAACGCGCACCTTGATGAAAGAGCAGAAGAAAGTTCTAGCGGATTAAGCTCTGTTAAAGTAAGCTTAAGTAAAACCTCTACTACGGCGCGATCCTCCCAAGTTGCCGCAATTCGGGCAAAAATGACCTCAGcggaaatcaaagcaaaacaattagCCTTGGAAGAACAGCGAAGAATGGAGGAGttcgaaaaacaacaaaatgataaaCCTCAAGAAGTTAGGAACTTGTCTGATGTTGTGTCGACTACTGTGTGGACTTTAAAGAAGTTTGGATATGAAAGTGATCTGAAAGCGGAAAGTAACATTTCCCTCGCTGTTGAGAAGCTGTCTCAAGAGCTGAAAATCAAATGGAAAGACAACATCAAAGCTATCAATTTGGAAAGGCCTAGTCTTGTTGACTTCAGTTTGTGGTTAAAGGGTCAGGCCGATATTTATGATGATTGCTATCCAAATGTGTCGGGCAGGTTTTCATCTCAACCTCCCAAGAATAAAACTCGGTTTGGTGGGTCTAGTGGAATGATAGAGAGACAAAACACTTTCTTGAGTAACTTTGTATCTCGTCCCAAGCCAACAAATTCCTCTTGCGTCATGGGAGATGGGCAGGGACACCAGTTATCTTCTTGCCCCAAGTTTAAGGCCCTAAGTGTGAAAGAACGCCTTGATGAAGTACGAAAACATGGGTTGTGCTTCTCTTGCCTCAGTCCCCAACATTGGCTAAGCAATTGTTCAAATCAGAAACAGTGTGGCGTAAATGGGTGTTCACGATCACACAATGCGTTGTTGCATAAATTAAGGAATGTTGCTTCAATAGAGAATAGTGACGTAGTATAA
- the LOC136894114 gene encoding uncharacterized protein: protein MLDTGSTCSLLLADVAEKLGLDGPFESVLLNGIQKTSELLTKRINMQVGPVNDFGTQYDVNGVLLVSHLNVPQKKVKLQELQEKWPHLSDLELTEVAGTRVTLLLGSDVAELIVPLEIRRGSKGSPVGVHTRIGWTVTGRVPGYVQRQESVCKVHVATPDEEPNETVKTWWQTETFGCRYDNDTQRSVEDERVMKFLNESTRKVDGRYEVPLIWCDKNVNLLDNFPAAARRLEFLEKRLSRDPELATNYKKTIDMDLEKGYIKRLTKEEAGAPVTRKWYLPHHPVVNPKKPGKVRRVCDAAAKFQGSSLNSHLLSGPDLLNNLVGIFMRFREEKVALSGDIEAMFNQVAVPEADQGALRFLWR from the coding sequence ATGTTGGACACAGGAAGTACTTGTAGCTTGCTGCTAGCAGATGTTGCTGAAAAGCTTGGTTTGGATGGTCCATTCGAAAGTGTGCTCTTAAATGGAATTCAGAAAACATCTGAGCTGTTGACAAAGCGTATTAATATGCAAGTCGGTCCAGTAAATGACTTTGGTACCCAATATGATGTGAATGGAGTTCTTCTGGTTAGTCACCTGAACGTGCCGCAGAAGAAAGTGAAACTCCAGGAGCTACAAGAAAAGTGGCCACACCTCTCAGATTTGGAGCTGACTGAAGTCGCAGGGACTCGAGTTACTTTACTCCTTGGAAGCGATGTCGCAGAACTCATTGTTCCTCTGGAAATACGGCGTGGTTCGAAGGGTTCCCCTGTTGGTGTGCATACTAGGATTGGTTGGACTGTTACTGGTCGTGTACCTGGTTATGTTCAAAGGCAAGAGTCTGTGTGTAAAGTTCATGTGGCAACTCCGGACGAGGAGCCCAATGAAACCGTAAAGACGTGGTGGCAAACAGAGACGTTTGGTTGCCGTTACGACAACGACACCCAACGCTCAGTCGAAGATGAAAGAGTCATGAAATTCTTAAATGAAAGTACACGGAAGGTGGATGGTCGCTATGAGGTTCCCTTGATTTGGTGCGATAAAAATGTTAATCTTCTTGACAACTTCCCCGCTGCAGCTCGGCGGCTTGAATTTCTCGAGAAGAGACTTAGTCGTGATCCTGAGTTGGCTACAAACTATAAGAAAACTATTGACATGGACCTGGAAAAAGGATACATCAAAAGGCTTACTAAAGAGGAGGCGGGTGCCCCAGTCACGCGCAAATGGTACCTTCCTCATCACCCTGTCGTCAACCCTAAGAAACCTGGTAAGGTTCGACGAGTATGTGATGCTGCTGCAAAGTTTCAAGGCTCATCATTGAACAGCCATCTTCTAAGCGGCCCAGATTTGCTAAACAACCTTGTTGGAATCTTCATGCGATTTCGAGAAGAAAAGGTAGCACTTTCAGGAGACATTGAAGCAATGTTTAATCAAGTTGCCGTCCCGGAAGCAGATCAAGGTGCACTTCGTTTTCTGTGGCGTTAA
- the LOC136909480 gene encoding uncharacterized protein has product MENLEGLSEEEKKFEKDIKKETDKLEYYLGDTEELIESDDFKEMVIVCKRTDQILDRLNDLVSQMQELKLERDVYAPREVRQWKKDTKAKFSPFVDKRESLLRMLEKRERQKAQQTEIENLELKFEKERQYQQEMHQKQRQMWEEKLDAELELAQKKLEMENNARATTAKLPKLRITPFKGTPTDWVRFENMFVTQVHSKPISAEEKFGYLLEMVAPAVRGKIGNLKPGEIGYKTAWERLKTEYGQKKLVVSAHVQEIVNLSSVKGTHFLRIQEFYENLSKNYDALVTMGEADMLRGFVISTLNKLPHVKPNLVRTDDNWENWRMEDLMKHLQGWLKRNRMEEQPGTIRENQKKERHWYTAKGDDKSPPDKTKATPVCLYCKQGHWGDHCETYKTLESRRKFLADNRLCYNCGRAGHIGHHCRSRGKCKGRHHTSICDQNDHPLLTVYTPSAEETLPAIIPVKINGTTLWAYLDTGSGRNFISLDAVRRLKINPVRHETRQIVTLSGTQKQSMPIFDLNIDSVEGQARERIEVTGAKMADFTTMRRPDLSTLKWKYDHTKDKRFYKNPGDDYTIHMILGDSTYCRIKTEDVFKGKPGEPIVEGTTFGWIIHGGDRVTDGCLFTREASDYERLYSLDVLGVEDRGENSQLDVHTEFVENISRMADGRYEVNVPWIPGQKLAETNETQSRQRLQRVEKKLEQNMKLKEEYEKIVATQKESGIIEKVPDSPTRNRVFYMPHKPVIREDAATTKVRMVFDASAKPHYLANSISDCMYRGPPLQPLMWDILIRARMSTDILLGDIEKAFLQVGIKQEDRDAFRFLFKVNGQQEHFRFTRVPFGAEASPFILGATLQHHYDQQPEEVRETVQTLRDNTYVDNLMKTGEGLEEMERFKSEATQILEEARFPVHKWESNLRELESGGMTNPSKLLGLSWDKQNDTLELTMRFTKEEPVTKKSILSHLGSIYDPLGMLSPTTVEGKRIYREACDEKKGWTTEISERSGPSGQSN; this is encoded by the coding sequence atggaaaacttggAAGGTCTTAGCGAGGAGGAGAAAAAATTCGAAAAGGATATAAAAAAGGAAACCGACAAGCTTGAATACTATCTGGGAGATACAGAAGAATTGATTGAAAGCGACGATTTTAAAGAAATGGTAATCGTGTGCAAGAGAACAGATCAAATACTGGATCGACTCAATGACCTCGTGTCTCAAATGCAAGAACTGAAATTGGAACGTGATGTTTACGCACCAAGAGAAGTACGACAATGGAAAAAGGATACCAAGGCGAAATTTTCCCCTTTCGTCGACAAGAGAGAGAGCTTGTTGAGGATGCTGGAGAAGAGGGAGAGACAGAAAGCCCAACAGACCGAGATTGAAAATTTGGAGTTGAAATTTGAGAAGGAAAGGCAGTATCAACAAGAAATGCATCAAAAACAACGTCAGATGTGGGAGGAAAAACTCGACGCAGAACTCGAACTCGCACAAAAGAAATTGGAAATGGAGAACAACGCTCGCGCTACAACAGCGAAATTACCGAAGCTTAGGATCACTCCTTTCAAAGGAACACCAACCGACTGGGTCAGATTCGAAAATATGTTCGTGACACAAGTTCATAGCAAACCGATAAGCGCAGAAGAAAAATTTGGTTATCTGCTGGAGATGGTAGCCCCTGCTGTACGTGGTAAAATTGGAAATCTAAAACCTGGCGAAATCGGTTACAAAACTGCGTGGGAAAGGCTGAAGACAGAGTACGGACAAAAGAAGCTGGTGGTAAGCGCTCACGTGCAAGAAATTGTGAATCTTTCGAGTGTTAAAGGAACTCATTTCCTTAGGATTCAGGAATTTTACGAAAATCTCAGCAAGAACTACGACGCATTGGTTACGATGGGTGAAGCCGACATGCTGCGAGGGTTTGTGATCTCCACATTAAACAAATTACCGCACGTGAAACCGAACCTCGTACGTACTGACGATAATTGGGAGAATTGGCGAATGGAGGATCTGATGAAACACCTACAAGGATGGCTGAAGAGGAACAGGATGGAAGAACAGCCTGGAACTATTCGAGAGAACCAGAAGAAGGAAAGACATTGGTACACTGCAAAGGGGGATGACAAATCACCACCGGATAAAACTAAAGCCACACCCGTCTGCCTATACTGCAAACAAGGTCACTGGGGAGACCATTGTGAAACTTACAAGACACTGGAGAGCAGAAGGAAATTTCTAGCGGATAATCGATTGTGCTACAATTGCGGAAGGGCGGGGCACATTGGTCATCATTGTCGAAGCCGTGGCAAATGCAAAGGGCGGCATCACACAAGCATTTGTGACCAAAATGACCACCCTCTACTCACTGTGTATACACCGTCAGCCGAGGAGACACTCCCAGCTATAATCCCAGTTAAGATCAATGGAACAACACTGTGGGCTTACCTCGACACAGGATCGGGAAGGAACTTCATTTCACTGGATGCAGTCAGGAGGCTTAAGATAAACCCAGTGCGTCATGAAACCCGGCAAATAGTCACGTTGAGTGGAACACAAAAACAATCTATGCCTATTTTCGACCTAAACATAGATTCAGTGGAAGGACAGGCAAGAGAGCGGATCGAAGTCACAGGAGCTAAAATGGCAGACTTCACGACCATGCGAAGACCAGACCTAAGCACTCTAAAATGGAAATACGATCATACAAAGGACAAGCGTTTCTATAAGAACCCTGGAGATGACTACACAATCCATATGATCCTAGGAGACAGTACCTACTGTCGAATAAAAACGGAAGATGTTTTCAAAGGGAAACCGGGGGAACCCATAGTCGAAGGGACCACCTTTGGCTGGATCATTCATGGCGGAGATCGCGTCACAGATGGATGTCTGTTCACCAGAGAAGCAAGTGACTATGAGCGGCTGTATAGTCTAGACGTATTAGGAGTAGAAGACCGGGGAGAGAACTCACAGTTGGACGTGCACACAGAGTttgtagaaaacatttcaagaatGGCAGATGGAAGATACGAAGTCAACGTTCCCTGGATTCCAGGGCAGAAATTGGCAGAGACAAACGAAACACAAAGCAGACAGCGACTACAGAGAGTTGAGAAGAAGTTAGAGCAGAATATGAAGCTGAAGGAAGAGTATGAGAAGATAGTAGCTACTCAGAAGGAAAGTGGGATCATTGAAAAGGTGCCCGATAGTCCGACAAGGAACCGTGTGTTTTATATGCCACACAAGCCAGTGATAAGGGAAGATGCAGCCACTACAAAAGTTAGGATGGTGTTCGATGCAAGCGCGAAACCGCACTACTTGGCGAACAGTATCAGTGACTGTATGTACAGAGGACCACCCTTACAGCCACTCATGTGGGATATACTGATAAGAGCGAGGATGTCAACAGATATTCTACTCGGCGACATAGAAAAGGCGTTTCTACAAGTTGGAATCAAGCAAGAAGACAGGGATGCATTCCGTTTTCTGTTCAAGGTGAATGGGCAACAAGAACACTTCCGGTTCACACGAGTACCCTTTGGAGCAGAGGCGAGCCCGTTTATACTGGGAGCCACCTTACAACATCACTACGACCAACAACCAGAAGAGGTCAGAGAAACAGTTCAAACGTTGCGAGACAACACCTACGTGGATAACTTAATGAAAACCGGTGAAGGATTAGAAGAAATGGAAAGGTTCAAATCAGAAGCCACCCAGATATTGGAGGAGGCAAGATTTCCAGTTCACAAATGGGAATCCAATCTTCGAGAGCTCGAGAGCGGCGGGATGACCAACCCAAGCAAGCTCCTTGGACTTAGCTGGGACAAACAAAACGACACGTTAGAATTAACCATGCGATTCACTAAGGAAGAACCAGTTACCAAGAAATCTATTCTCAGCCACCTGGGCAGTATATATGACCCCCTTGGCATGTTATCGCCGACTACCGTAGAGGGGAAGCGGATATACAGAGAGGCGTGTGACGAGAAAAAAGGATGGACCACTGAGATATCGGAAAGGAGTGGACCAAGTGGGCAAAGCAATTGA
- the LOC136894131 gene encoding uncharacterized protein has protein sequence MGGVWERLVRSCKKALDVVLQNQVLTDEVLLTAFAEVEWLVNSRPLTEVSSDVDDLEALTPNHFIIGRGTLNLPPGVFVDKEMSSHKRWRQAQVVTTHIWNRWLREYLPGLISRKKWLQPTANVKIGDLVLVSEHAVPRGFWPLGRIVKVFPGHDNVVRSAEVKTKFGVMKRPVTKLALLEECSPN, from the coding sequence ATGGGAGGTGTGTGGGAGCGCCTTGTGAGATCGTGCAAGAAAGCGCTAGATGTTGTCCTACAGAATCAAGTCCTTACTGACGAAGTATTGTTAACCGCCTTTGCTGAAGTGGAATGGCTTGTGAACAGTCGTCCCCTGACCGAAGTAAGCTCAGATGTGGATGATCTTGAAGCCCTAACCCCGAATCACTTCATCATTGGAAGAGGAACTCTCAACTTACCACCCGGTGTCTTTGTCGACAAGGAGATGTCAAGTCACAAACGTTGGCGTCAAGCACAAGTAGTTACGACCCACATTTGGAATCGGTGGTTACGAGAGTACCTACCTGGTCTGATTTCCCGTAAGAAATGGCTACAGCCCACCGCTAATGTCAAGATTGGAGATTTGGTACTAGTTTCTGAGCACGCAGTCCCAAGGGGTTTCTGGCCTCTTGGAAGAATCGTAAAAGTTTTTCCTGGACATGACAATGTTGTACGATCAGCTGAAGTTAAGACTAAGTTTGGTGTAATGAAACGTCCTGTAACTAAACTGGCGTTACTTGAAGAGTGTTCGCCCAATTAG
- the LOC136894099 gene encoding uncharacterized protein → MAALREEWWIPRLRTLVKKEIRNCNVCKVFATKPYGTPTTSALPEFRTEVSRPFQYVGVDFAGPLKVKVNKTKEQKAHVLIFTCATSRAVHLELTRTQTAEEFQRKLNAFITRKTRPERIISDNAATFKTTTTWIKRIRKSEKLQDFLAQQEITWQFNLSKSPWWGGMYERLIKEIKKTVYKTLGKTHLTFELLEAVVIDIERHLNNRPLTYVESDEGGPQTLTPNVLMWGQNAHGLEDIEIDEEEVTKLHRHLKNIREHAWHRWQKEYVRSLMEAHRVNRKVKPQMPEMGEIVLVVGENRNRGEWKKAKVVQHVKGRDGVVLLHKGNKIRRPLQLVCPLEIRSCSKESAEVTETTSQEPNRSVSKRRAADDARAKIKSIAESEFEFD, encoded by the coding sequence ATGGCAGCTTTGAGGGAAGAATGGTGGATACCTCGACTCCGAACCCTAGTGAAGAAGGAGATACGCAACTGCAATGTCTGTAAGGTGTTCGCCACCAAGCCATACGGAACGCCGACTACTTCCGCTCTACCAGAGTTTCGTACTGAAGTCAGTCGTCCCTTCCAGTACGTGGGCGTGGACTTTGCCGGGCCGTTGAAGGTTAAGGTTAACAAGACAAAGGAGCAGAAGGCTCATGTGCTGATTTTCACATGCGCGACATCGAGAGCGGTGCACCTGGAGCTGACCAGAACTCAGACAGCTGAGGAGTTTCAAAGGAAGCTAAACGCcttcataacaagaaaaacgaGACCAGAGCGAATTATCTCAGACAACGCCGCGACATTCAAGACAACGACAACCTGGATCAAAAGGATTCGTAAGAGTGAGAAGTTACAAGATTTCCTCGCACAACAAGAGATTACTTGGCAATTCAATCTCTCCAAGTCGCCATGGTGGGGAGGGATGTACGAAAGGCTGATAAAGGAGATCAAGAAAACAGTGTACAAGACGCTGGGGAAGACACATCTTACCTTTGAGCTGCTTGAAGCAGTGGTCATTGACATCGAGAGGCATCTGAACAATCGACCCCTAACATATGTTGAGAGTGACGAGGGCGGACCACAAACCTTGACACCAAACGTGTTAATGTGGGGCCAAAATGCTCACGGGCTAGAAGATATTGAAATCGACGAGGAGGAAGTTACCAAGCTTCACAGACATCTGAAGAACATTAGAGAACACGCATGGCACCGTTGGCAGAAAGAGTATGTACGCAGTTTAATGGAAGCGCACAGGGTCAACAGAAAGGTCAAGCCACAAATGCCTGAGATGGGAGAGATTGTTCTGGTGGTAGGCGAGAACAGGAACCGAGGCGAGTGGAAGAAGGCCAAGGTAGTTCAACATGTGAAAGGGAGAGACGGAGTTGTTCTTCTACACAAGGGAAACAAGATCCGACGCCCTCTCCAGCTTGTGTGCCCCCTCGAAATAAGGAGTTGCAGCAAGGAATCGGCCGAGGTGACCGAGACTACAAGTCAAGAACCCAACCGAAGTGTGTCAAAGAGAAGGGCAGCTGACGATGCAAGGGCGAAAATCAAGTCGATTGCAGAAAGTGAATTTGAGTTTGACTAA